The Planifilum fimeticola genome has a segment encoding these proteins:
- the prli42 gene encoding stressosome-associated protein Prli42, whose translation MKPLWIKLVIYALIFTLVVTTVLAGAGLFF comes from the coding sequence GTGAAACCCTTGTGGATCAAACTGGTCATCTACGCCCTCATCTTCACGCTGGTAGTAACCACCGTGTTGGCCGGGGCCGGACTCTTTTTCTGA
- a CDS encoding DNA topology modulation protein, translating to MKKIMIVGSAGSGKTTLARRLGRMLDIEVIHLDAHYWKPGWIEPSEAEWLRRVEKIIRRDAWIMDGNYTKTIDIRLAEADTVIFLDFPRLLCLWRVIKRWWRNRGRSRPDVPPGCPEKIDLPFLRWIWQFPRIRRPLIQEKLKHARGKRIIVLKGPREVSRYLRDLENRSAG from the coding sequence ATGAAGAAAATCATGATCGTCGGCTCCGCCGGTTCCGGCAAGACCACCCTCGCCCGCCGCCTGGGCCGGATGTTGGACATCGAAGTGATCCATCTCGATGCCCACTACTGGAAACCGGGATGGATCGAACCGTCGGAGGCGGAATGGCTCCGCCGGGTGGAAAAAATCATTCGTCGGGACGCCTGGATCATGGACGGAAATTACACCAAAACCATCGACATCCGCCTTGCGGAGGCGGATACGGTGATTTTCCTCGATTTCCCCCGCCTCCTCTGCCTGTGGCGGGTGATCAAGCGGTGGTGGCGGAACCGGGGGCGCTCCCGGCCGGACGTGCCTCCCGGTTGTCCCGAGAAGATCGACCTTCCCTTCTTGCGGTGGATCTGGCAATTTCCCCGGATCCGGAGGCCCCTGATCCAAGAAAAACTGAAGCATGCGCGCGGCAAACGGATCATCGTGCTGAAAGGCCCTCGGGAGGTTTCCCGCTATTTGCGGGATTTGGAAAATCGGTCAGCCGGTTGA
- the lipB gene encoding lipoyl(octanoyl) transferase LipB: MFEVYRLGRVPYRKAWDMQKERVRQIDEGDASNQLLLLEHPHTITLGRGSHAEHLLLSSEEYARRGIDVVEIDRGGDVTYHGPGQLVGYPLFHLGEQGNDAHRYLRDLEESLIIALRRLGIEGERKPPYTGVWVGDEKVAAIGVKFNRGRRRKGYITSHGFALNVCSDLTYFDLIVPCGIREYGVTSMERLLGRKVPMGEVMDRVVEGISRVFGWEAVEGARSS, encoded by the coding sequence GTGTTTGAAGTGTATCGACTCGGGCGGGTCCCGTACCGAAAGGCGTGGGACATGCAAAAAGAGAGAGTGCGGCAGATCGACGAAGGGGATGCTTCCAATCAGCTCCTGCTGCTGGAGCATCCCCACACGATCACCCTGGGGAGGGGCAGCCATGCGGAACATCTGCTGCTTTCCTCCGAAGAGTATGCCCGGCGGGGGATCGATGTGGTGGAGATCGATCGCGGCGGGGATGTCACCTATCACGGTCCGGGTCAGCTGGTGGGCTATCCGCTCTTTCACCTGGGAGAGCAGGGAAACGACGCACACCGCTATTTGCGCGATCTGGAGGAATCCCTGATCATCGCTCTCCGCCGCCTCGGGATCGAGGGAGAGCGGAAACCGCCCTACACCGGCGTTTGGGTCGGGGACGAAAAGGTGGCCGCCATCGGGGTCAAGTTCAATCGCGGCCGGAGGAGAAAGGGATATATCACCAGTCACGGTTTCGCCCTGAACGTCTGTTCCGATCTGACCTATTTCGATCTCATCGTTCCCTGCGGAATCCGGGAATACGGCGTCACCTCGATGGAACGCCTGTTGGGACGAAAAGTGCCCATGGGCGAGGTGATGGACCGGGTGGTGGAGGGCATCAGTCGGGTGTTCGGCTGGGAAGCGGTGGAAGGGGCGCGCTCATCGTAG
- a CDS encoding acyl-CoA carboxylase subunit beta — protein MYRKIDELAERRRKVEMGGGEEKIRAQHERGKLTARERVDLLLDEGTFVELNPFVEHRATHFGMDKVEAPGEGVLTGYGKIHGRPVYVFAQDFTVFGGALGEMHALKIARIMDLAAKNGAPVIGLNDSGGARIQEGVVSLDGYGHVFYRNSIYSGVIPQLSVIMGPCAGGAVYSPAITDFVFMVEKTSQMFITGPKVIETVTGEKISSEDLGGARIHSSVSGNAHFIAPSEPEALDQVRRLLSYLPQNNMEDPPRVYAKEDDGWNEELAEVVPVEGTKVYDVREVINRVLDEDSFFEVHERFARNIVVGFGRIDGYSVGIVANQPKVMAGGLDIDSSDKLSRFVRFCDCFNIPIITFVDVTGFFPGVNQEHRGIIRHGAKILYAYSEATVPKITVITRKAYGGAYVALNSKAIGADLVFAWPSAEVAVMGPEGAANIIFSKEIAASDDPERTRREKIEEYRRQFANPYVAASRGMVDDVIDPRETRKKLKEGLEMLRTKRESRPPKKHGNIPL, from the coding sequence ATGTACCGCAAAATTGACGAATTGGCTGAAAGACGCCGGAAAGTGGAGATGGGCGGCGGGGAAGAAAAGATCCGCGCCCAGCATGAACGGGGAAAACTGACCGCCCGGGAGCGGGTGGATCTGCTTCTGGACGAGGGGACCTTTGTCGAGCTGAACCCCTTTGTGGAGCACCGGGCCACCCATTTCGGGATGGACAAGGTGGAAGCCCCCGGGGAAGGGGTATTGACCGGCTATGGGAAGATTCACGGTCGACCGGTTTATGTTTTTGCCCAGGATTTTACGGTTTTCGGCGGCGCTCTCGGGGAGATGCACGCCCTAAAGATCGCCCGGATCATGGATTTGGCGGCCAAGAACGGGGCTCCCGTCATTGGGCTGAATGATTCGGGCGGGGCGAGGATTCAGGAGGGCGTCGTCTCTCTGGACGGATACGGCCATGTCTTTTATCGCAACTCGATCTATTCGGGCGTGATTCCGCAGCTTTCGGTCATCATGGGCCCCTGTGCCGGCGGAGCCGTCTATTCACCGGCGATCACCGACTTCGTTTTCATGGTGGAAAAGACCAGCCAGATGTTCATCACCGGTCCCAAGGTAATCGAAACCGTCACCGGGGAAAAGATCTCCTCTGAGGATCTGGGCGGCGCCCGCATCCACTCGTCGGTGAGCGGAAATGCCCATTTCATCGCGCCGTCGGAACCGGAAGCGCTGGATCAGGTGCGCAGGCTGTTAAGCTACCTGCCCCAGAACAACATGGAGGATCCTCCGCGGGTCTACGCCAAGGAGGACGACGGATGGAACGAGGAGCTGGCCGAGGTCGTCCCGGTGGAGGGGACCAAGGTGTACGATGTCCGGGAGGTGATCAACCGGGTCCTGGACGAGGACAGCTTCTTCGAGGTGCATGAACGCTTCGCCCGCAACATTGTCGTCGGCTTCGGACGAATCGACGGGTACAGCGTCGGAATCGTGGCCAACCAGCCGAAGGTGATGGCCGGGGGACTGGACATCGATTCCTCGGACAAATTGAGCCGCTTTGTCCGCTTCTGCGATTGCTTCAATATTCCGATCATCACCTTTGTGGATGTGACCGGCTTTTTCCCGGGGGTGAACCAGGAGCACCGGGGCATTATCCGACATGGGGCGAAAATCCTCTACGCCTACTCCGAGGCGACCGTTCCCAAGATTACGGTGATCACCCGGAAGGCGTACGGCGGCGCCTATGTGGCCCTCAACAGCAAGGCGATCGGAGCCGATCTGGTATTCGCCTGGCCGAGCGCCGAGGTGGCGGTGATGGGACCGGAAGGGGCGGCCAACATCATCTTCAGCAAGGAAATCGCGGCCAGCGATGATCCGGAGCGCACCCGGCGGGAGAAGATCGAGGAGTATCGCCGCCAGTTTGCCAACCCTTACGTGGCCGCTTCCCGGGGGATGGTGGACGATGTGATCGATCCCCGGGAAACCCGGAAGAAACTGAAGGAAGGCCTGGAAATGCTGCGGACGAAGCGGGAAAGCCGCCCGCCGAAGAAACACGGGAACATTCCGTTGTAA
- a CDS encoding M20/M25/M40 family metallo-hydrolase, translating to MINRDRLLAEFLELVQTDSETGDERAICDLLKEKLTALGLEVTEDGSAAATGHGAGNLVATLVGNVEKAPVIYFTCHMDTVAPGKGVKPRVEDGYVMSDGTTVLGSDDKAGLAALLEGIRVLKERSIPHGTIQLVITAGEESGLVGARHLERDLLRADFGFALDSNGPVGEIITSAPSQVKLTVTILGKAAHAGVNPEDGISAIQVASRAIAKMPLGRIDHETTANIGRFQGGTAMNIVPERVEIVAEARSRDEEKLERQVEKMVQAFREAAEEAGARADIQIDKMYPAFKHGEADPVVQKASAAVKRVGREPRILASGGGSDANIFNGYGVPTVNLGIGYEEIHTTKERMPLSELEKAAELVVALVEESREG from the coding sequence TTGATCAACCGGGATCGTTTGTTGGCAGAGTTTCTGGAGTTGGTGCAGACAGATAGCGAGACGGGGGATGAACGGGCGATTTGCGACCTGTTGAAGGAGAAGCTGACTGCCCTCGGACTGGAGGTGACCGAGGACGGTTCGGCGGCCGCCACCGGACACGGGGCGGGCAACCTGGTGGCCACCCTCGTGGGAAACGTGGAGAAGGCCCCCGTCATTTACTTCACCTGCCACATGGACACCGTCGCGCCGGGGAAGGGGGTAAAGCCCCGCGTCGAGGACGGTTACGTGATGTCGGACGGAACAACGGTGCTGGGGAGCGATGACAAGGCGGGACTGGCCGCTCTGCTGGAGGGAATCCGCGTTCTGAAGGAGAGGAGCATCCCCCACGGAACGATCCAGCTGGTCATCACCGCCGGGGAAGAATCGGGACTTGTCGGAGCGCGCCATTTGGAGAGGGACCTGTTGCGCGCCGACTTTGGGTTTGCCCTGGATTCCAACGGTCCTGTCGGCGAAATCATCACCTCCGCTCCTTCCCAGGTGAAGCTCACCGTCACCATTCTCGGGAAAGCCGCCCATGCCGGCGTCAATCCCGAGGACGGGATCAGTGCCATTCAGGTGGCCAGCCGGGCGATCGCCAAGATGCCCCTCGGTCGCATCGACCATGAGACGACGGCAAACATCGGCCGGTTCCAGGGCGGAACGGCGATGAATATCGTTCCGGAACGGGTGGAGATTGTCGCCGAAGCCCGCAGCCGGGACGAGGAGAAATTGGAACGCCAAGTGGAAAAGATGGTTCAAGCTTTCCGTGAGGCCGCGGAGGAGGCAGGTGCCCGAGCGGACATCCAGATCGACAAGATGTATCCGGCCTTCAAGCACGGTGAAGCGGATCCCGTGGTGCAAAAGGCGTCGGCGGCCGTCAAGCGGGTGGGCCGGGAACCGCGCATTCTGGCCAGCGGCGGCGGGAGCGACGCCAACATCTTCAACGGCTACGGCGTTCCGACGGTCAATCTGGGCATCGGTTACGAAGAAATCCACACCACCAAGGAGCGAATGCCGCTGTCCGAACTGGAAAAGGCGGCGGAGCTGGTGGTTGCCCTCGTCGAGGAGTCCCGGGAGGGATAA
- a CDS encoding metallophosphoesterase family protein: MRVAFIADIHGNGVALDAVLEDIEKRKVDRIAVLGDIAFRGPEPKRVQERVRSLPADVIKGNADEWTARGVRPGEVPEAARAMMNREREWTAARLDEEDFQYLRDLPESLELELSETIRVHAFHATPENLFDVVLPETDDAAMKARMMRRGDVRLFVCAHIHLPYVRFIEGRCIVNTGSVGLPFDGLPQASYALVEADEDRFRVSIERVPYDVEKVVKQFRNCDYPNRDLLIRVVRNATSPGR; this comes from the coding sequence GTGCGCGTCGCCTTTATCGCCGACATCCACGGAAACGGAGTGGCGCTGGATGCCGTCCTTGAAGACATCGAGAAGCGAAAGGTCGACCGGATCGCGGTGCTGGGCGACATCGCCTTCCGCGGACCCGAACCGAAGCGGGTGCAGGAGCGGGTTCGCAGCCTGCCGGCCGATGTGATCAAGGGAAATGCCGACGAGTGGACGGCGCGGGGGGTGCGGCCCGGGGAGGTGCCGGAGGCGGCAAGGGCGATGATGAACCGGGAGCGCGAGTGGACGGCCGCGCGGCTGGACGAAGAAGATTTCCAATACCTGCGCGACCTTCCCGAAAGCCTTGAACTGGAGCTTTCGGAGACCATTCGGGTCCACGCCTTTCACGCCACGCCGGAAAACCTGTTCGACGTGGTCCTTCCGGAAACGGATGATGCGGCGATGAAAGCGCGGATGATGCGCCGCGGCGACGTCCGGCTGTTTGTCTGCGCCCACATCCATCTCCCCTATGTCCGCTTTATCGAGGGCCGCTGCATCGTCAACACCGGCAGCGTCGGACTTCCCTTCGACGGGCTGCCGCAGGCCTCCTACGCCCTTGTTGAAGCGGACGAGGACCGCTTCCGCGTTAGCATCGAACGGGTCCCCTACGATGTGGAAAAGGTGGTGAAGCAGTTCCGGAATTGCGACTACCCCAACCGCGATCTCCTCATCCGCGTCGTTCGGAATGCGACAAGCCCCGGAAGGTGA
- a CDS encoding cobalamin B12-binding domain-containing protein has product MNRPIRVLVAKPGLDGHDRGALIIAQALRDEGMEVIYTGLRQSPAQIVNTAIQEDVDVIGLSCLSGAHNELFPEVTRLLREKGAEDILVIGGGTIPRSDIPFLEKHGIARVFTPGTPTKETADFIRKALEERKRSR; this is encoded by the coding sequence ATGAATCGACCCATTCGTGTGCTGGTGGCCAAACCGGGGTTGGACGGCCATGATCGGGGAGCCCTGATCATCGCCCAAGCTTTGCGGGATGAGGGGATGGAAGTGATCTATACGGGGCTGCGCCAGTCTCCGGCACAGATCGTGAACACGGCCATCCAGGAGGATGTGGATGTGATCGGGCTGTCCTGCCTGTCCGGCGCCCACAACGAACTTTTTCCCGAGGTGACCCGCCTCCTCCGGGAAAAGGGAGCCGAGGACATCCTGGTGATCGGCGGTGGAACGATTCCCCGATCGGATATTCCCTTTCTGGAGAAACACGGAATCGCCAGGGTGTTCACCCCGGGAACCCCGACCAAGGAGACGGCGGATTTTATTCGCAAAGCCTTGGAAGAAAGGAAGCGCAGCCGATGA
- a CDS encoding dihydrolipoamide acetyltransferase family protein, whose protein sequence is MATDVTMPQLGESVTEGTITRWLKKPGDRIAKYEPLCEVATDKVNAEVPATISGTLLEIVAEEGATVEVGQLICRIEEEGGTPSAKPADQGKDSAASSAASSGQEDQSMKRRYSPAVLRLAQEHGIDLEKIEGTGKGGRITRKDVLRYIEGGGKGVPSPSTPADRGEKQPAAPAKKPSAPEVRIPVAETPAKEGVPVPLEEGDQEIPVSSVRRTIAQRMVTSKHEAPHAWTMVEADVTGLVQLRERLKKEFKEREGISLTYLPFFIKAVVDSLKEFPYLNSVWAGDRIILKKRINISIAVATDDALYVPVIHDADEKSIAGLAKAVHRLAEKTRAGKLSLEDMQGGTFTVNNTGSFGSIMSQPIINYPQAAILSVESIVKRPVIKDSMIAIRDMVNLCLSLDHRILDGLMAGRFLQRVKERVESYGPDTQI, encoded by the coding sequence ATGGCCACCGATGTAACCATGCCCCAATTGGGAGAGAGTGTGACGGAGGGAACCATTACCCGTTGGTTGAAAAAACCGGGTGACCGGATCGCCAAATATGAACCCTTGTGTGAAGTGGCCACCGATAAGGTGAACGCCGAAGTGCCGGCCACGATCAGCGGAACGCTGCTGGAGATCGTCGCCGAGGAAGGAGCGACCGTCGAAGTGGGCCAACTGATCTGCCGGATTGAGGAGGAAGGCGGTACGCCTTCCGCGAAACCTGCGGATCAGGGGAAGGATTCCGCCGCTTCCTCCGCCGCCTCTTCCGGGCAAGAGGATCAATCGATGAAGAGGCGGTATTCGCCGGCGGTGCTCCGCCTTGCCCAGGAACACGGGATCGATTTGGAGAAAATCGAGGGGACGGGCAAAGGGGGACGGATCACCCGGAAGGATGTCCTCCGATATATCGAAGGCGGCGGTAAAGGGGTTCCTTCCCCCTCCACCCCGGCGGATCGGGGCGAGAAACAACCCGCCGCGCCGGCCAAGAAACCGTCGGCTCCGGAGGTTCGGATTCCCGTCGCCGAAACTCCGGCGAAGGAAGGAGTCCCCGTTCCTCTGGAAGAGGGGGATCAGGAGATTCCCGTGTCCAGCGTGCGCCGCACCATCGCCCAGCGGATGGTCACCAGCAAGCACGAAGCTCCACACGCCTGGACGATGGTGGAGGCGGACGTCACGGGATTGGTTCAACTGCGCGAACGGCTGAAAAAAGAGTTCAAGGAGCGGGAAGGGATCTCCCTTACCTATCTGCCCTTTTTCATCAAGGCGGTGGTGGATTCCCTCAAGGAATTCCCCTACCTCAATTCCGTCTGGGCGGGCGATCGGATCATCCTCAAAAAGAGGATCAACATCTCCATCGCCGTCGCCACGGACGACGCCCTCTATGTGCCGGTCATCCATGACGCGGACGAGAAGAGCATCGCCGGTCTGGCAAAAGCGGTCCACCGGCTGGCTGAGAAAACCCGGGCGGGCAAGCTGTCCCTCGAGGATATGCAGGGGGGAACCTTTACCGTCAATAACACCGGCTCCTTCGGGTCGATCATGTCCCAGCCGATCATCAATTATCCGCAGGCGGCGATTCTTTCGGTGGAGTCGATCGTGAAACGACCGGTGATCAAGGACTCGATGATCGCCATCCGGGATATGGTCAATCTCTGCCTGTCTCTGGATCATCGGATTCTCGACGGATTGATGGCGGGCCGCTTCCTTCAGCGCGTGAAGGAGCGCGTGGAATCCTACGGCCCGGATACGCAGATATAG
- the mciZ gene encoding Z-ring formation inhibitor MciZ: MKMEMGNGRLRIVGKAWQVRARLRQLASHSLTLSELLNRWERGRR, encoded by the coding sequence ATGAAAATGGAGATGGGAAACGGTCGGTTGCGGATCGTGGGAAAGGCGTGGCAGGTACGGGCTCGTCTGCGGCAGCTGGCTAGCCATTCCTTGACCTTAAGCGAGCTATTGAATCGTTGGGAGCGAGGCCGTCGCTGA
- a CDS encoding DUF3866 family protein, whose translation MIRWEPGRVEEVLEEGEGIQRIKVRLVKSGESGTAVHYPSLLGRVEAGDEVWLNATAVRLSLGTGGNYFVGWVNRPPRSAPIRGHIMKMRYTPWQIALRTGEEQGSPHHVTLRECRSLEGTPVLIGELHSMLPIAVSTWRYLAGKEGIDPRIVYVMTDGGALPIALSRHVQTLMELGWLNGTVTAGHAFGGTMEAVNLYSGLLLAVHALKADLVFVSMGPGIVGTGTAYGFTGVEQGQAINAVHSLGGLPVAIPRLQKTDSRPRHRGLSHHTRTVLTSVALAPAVVPHPADQDLSELHRAAEADHHWIPFRLSPEQVVERLAAYPLTVRSMGRTLGEDPLFFTAVSGAAETAWRLWRDLSDGLAPNDSIARLRSRNG comes from the coding sequence ATGATCCGATGGGAACCGGGACGGGTTGAAGAGGTGCTGGAGGAGGGGGAGGGAATCCAGCGGATCAAAGTGAGGCTGGTGAAGAGCGGGGAGTCGGGGACGGCCGTTCACTATCCGTCGCTGTTGGGGCGGGTGGAGGCCGGCGACGAAGTGTGGCTCAATGCGACGGCGGTTCGGCTCTCCCTGGGAACCGGCGGAAATTACTTTGTGGGCTGGGTGAACCGTCCGCCCCGGTCCGCCCCCATCCGGGGCCACATCATGAAAATGCGCTACACCCCGTGGCAGATCGCCCTCCGCACCGGGGAGGAGCAGGGAAGTCCCCACCATGTGACCCTTCGGGAGTGCCGAAGTTTGGAGGGAACGCCGGTCCTGATCGGCGAACTGCACAGCATGCTGCCGATTGCGGTATCCACCTGGCGGTATCTGGCGGGGAAGGAGGGGATTGATCCGCGGATTGTTTATGTGATGACCGATGGGGGGGCGCTGCCGATCGCCCTCAGCAGGCATGTCCAAACATTGATGGAACTGGGGTGGCTAAATGGCACCGTCACCGCCGGTCACGCTTTCGGCGGGACGATGGAGGCGGTCAATCTCTATTCCGGACTGCTCTTGGCGGTTCACGCCCTGAAGGCGGATCTCGTCTTCGTCTCCATGGGTCCCGGAATCGTCGGAACGGGAACGGCCTACGGTTTCACCGGGGTGGAACAGGGACAGGCGATCAATGCCGTTCACTCCCTGGGCGGCCTTCCCGTTGCCATTCCCCGCCTGCAGAAAACAGATTCCCGCCCCCGACACCGGGGGCTGAGTCATCACACCCGGACCGTCCTCACCTCCGTCGCGCTCGCCCCCGCCGTCGTACCCCATCCCGCGGATCAGGACCTGTCGGAGCTGCATCGGGCGGCGGAGGCGGACCATCACTGGATTCCCTTCCGTTTGTCCCCCGAACAGGTGGTCGAAAGGTTGGCCGCCTATCCCCTCACGGTCCGCTCCATGGGCCGCACCCTAGGAGAGGATCCCCTCTTCTTCACGGCGGTTTCCGGTGCGGCGGAAACCGCCTGGCGCTTGTGGCGGGATCTCAGCGACGGCCTCGCTCCCAACGATTCAATAGCTCGCTTAAGGTCAAGGAATGGCTAG
- the mce gene encoding methylmalonyl-CoA epimerase, which translates to MRRTVDPKKISHIGVAVRNLEAALPLYTEVLGLSLEGVETVSSEGVKVAFLRIGETRIELLEPLGPDSPIASFLEKRGEGIHHIALEVDGIEQQLKLLSEKGVRLIHERPKQGAHGTRIAFLHPKATGGVLYELCEPDKTES; encoded by the coding sequence ATGAGACGGACCGTTGATCCCAAAAAGATCAGCCACATCGGAGTTGCGGTGAGGAATCTCGAGGCGGCCCTGCCCCTCTACACGGAGGTGCTGGGGCTTTCCCTGGAGGGGGTGGAGACGGTTTCGAGCGAAGGGGTGAAGGTGGCATTTCTCCGGATCGGCGAAACGCGGATCGAGCTGTTGGAGCCCCTCGGTCCGGACAGCCCCATCGCCTCTTTCCTGGAAAAGAGGGGTGAGGGCATTCACCACATCGCCCTGGAAGTGGACGGAATCGAACAGCAGCTGAAATTGCTTTCGGAGAAGGGCGTCCGTCTGATTCACGAACGTCCGAAACAGGGAGCGCACGGGACCCGCATCGCCTTTTTGCATCCCAAGGCGACGGGCGGCGTGCTGTACGAATTGTGCGAGCCGGACAAAACGGAATCATAG
- a CDS encoding acyl-CoA mutase large subunit family protein — protein sequence MAEKEFERLYQEWLEKTEELLTKFPERKERFTTLSGIEVERLYTRLMDEKQLIDKIGFPGKYPYTRGIRPTMYRGRHWTMRQYAGYGSAEETNRRFRYLLEQGQTGLSVAFDLPTQIGYDSDDPMAAGEVGKVGVAIDSLEDMERLFEGIPLDRVSTSMTINAPASVLLSMYIAVAEKQGIPPEKLRGTIQNDILKEYIARGTYIFPPKPSMRLITDIFAFCAKQVPLWNTISISGYHIREAGSTAVQEVAFTLANGIAYVKAALDKGLDVDEFAPRLSFFFNAHNHFFEEIAKFRAARRMWARIMKERFGAQNPRSLQLRFHTQTGGSTLTAQQPDNNIVRVALQALAAVLGGTQSLHTNARDEALALPTEESARIALRTQQIIAYETGVADTVDPLGGSFYVEALTDAIEEEAMKYIEKIDELGGAVAAVEQGFMQREIHRSALETQRRIESGEEVVVGVNRFRLEEEPEPQLLRVDPSLARRQIERLKDLRSRRNAGKVEECLTALKRAAEGTDNLMPYILDAVRAYATVGEICHALREVFGEYQPV from the coding sequence GTGGCGGAAAAAGAGTTTGAGCGGCTGTATCAGGAGTGGCTGGAAAAGACCGAGGAGCTCCTCACCAAATTTCCGGAGCGAAAGGAACGGTTCACCACCCTTTCCGGAATAGAGGTTGAGCGCCTGTATACGCGGCTCATGGATGAAAAGCAATTGATCGATAAAATCGGATTTCCCGGAAAATACCCCTATACGCGGGGGATTCGGCCGACGATGTACCGCGGAAGGCACTGGACGATGCGTCAGTACGCCGGGTACGGTTCGGCGGAGGAGACCAACCGCCGTTTTCGCTATTTGTTGGAACAGGGACAGACCGGCCTGTCCGTCGCCTTTGACCTTCCGACTCAGATCGGATACGATTCCGACGATCCGATGGCGGCGGGGGAAGTGGGCAAAGTGGGCGTGGCCATCGATTCGTTGGAAGATATGGAGCGATTGTTTGAAGGGATCCCCCTGGACCGGGTCAGCACCTCGATGACCATCAACGCGCCGGCGTCGGTGCTTCTTTCGATGTATATCGCGGTTGCCGAGAAGCAGGGGATTCCGCCGGAAAAACTCCGGGGGACGATCCAGAACGACATCCTGAAGGAATACATCGCCCGGGGAACCTATATCTTTCCCCCGAAGCCCTCAATGCGCCTGATCACAGACATTTTCGCCTTCTGCGCCAAGCAGGTTCCCTTGTGGAACACGATCAGCATCAGCGGGTACCACATCCGCGAAGCGGGCTCGACGGCGGTTCAGGAGGTGGCCTTCACCCTGGCCAACGGGATCGCCTATGTGAAGGCGGCCCTGGACAAGGGACTGGATGTGGACGAGTTCGCGCCGCGACTCTCCTTCTTCTTCAACGCCCACAACCACTTCTTCGAAGAGATCGCCAAGTTTCGGGCCGCCCGGCGCATGTGGGCGCGGATCATGAAGGAGCGGTTCGGTGCCCAAAATCCGCGTTCGCTCCAGCTCCGCTTCCACACTCAGACGGGGGGGTCCACGCTGACCGCCCAACAGCCGGACAACAACATCGTCCGGGTCGCCCTGCAGGCCCTGGCCGCGGTGCTGGGGGGAACCCAGAGCCTGCACACCAATGCCCGGGATGAAGCCTTGGCCCTTCCGACGGAAGAATCGGCGCGCATCGCCCTGCGCACCCAGCAGATCATCGCCTATGAGACCGGTGTCGCGGATACCGTGGATCCCCTGGGCGGTTCCTTCTACGTGGAAGCCCTCACGGACGCGATTGAGGAGGAAGCGATGAAGTACATCGAAAAGATCGACGAGCTGGGGGGCGCCGTCGCCGCGGTGGAACAGGGGTTCATGCAGCGGGAGATTCACCGCTCCGCGCTGGAAACCCAGCGCCGAATCGAATCGGGGGAAGAGGTGGTGGTCGGCGTGAATCGCTTCCGTTTGGAAGAGGAGCCCGAACCCCAGCTGCTCCGGGTGGATCCGTCCCTTGCCAGGAGGCAGATCGAACGGCTCAAGGATCTGCGCAGCCGCCGAAATGCCGGTAAAGTGGAGGAGTGCCTGACTGCCCTGAAGCGGGCGGCGGAGGGAACGGACAACCTGATGCCGTACATCCTCGACGCCGTCCGCGCCTATGCCACCGTGGGGGAAATCTGCCATGCCCTGCGCGAGGTGTTTGGCGAATACCAACCGGTATAA